A region of Bacillus cabrialesii DNA encodes the following proteins:
- the papB gene encoding di/tri-peptidase — MNRIQRVSSWLKEAGHTAAFIHTKENVFYLTGFYTEPHERLMGLFIFQEEEPFFVCPGMEAGQARNAGWNHEIIGYADHENPWELIEKALKKRNISIHTLAVEKDSISLSRAEQLKHSAGGAQFVSAEETLNQFRLIKEDDEIRLLKEAAKLADYGVEVGTAALREGISEVEVLAQIEYELKKKGIQGMSFSTMVLFGEKSGQPHGNPGTATLKKGDFVLFDLGVILDGYCSDITRTFAYKSINPKQEDIYETVLQAEKAAIEASEPGVRIGDLDLTARGIIEKAGYGDYFPHRLGHGLGISVHEYPSMSQANDTLLQEGMVYTIEPGIYVPEIGGVRIEDDVHVTKDGAVALTQYPKELIILP; from the coding sequence GTGAATAGAATACAACGCGTCTCTTCATGGCTGAAGGAAGCGGGGCATACTGCAGCATTTATTCATACGAAAGAAAATGTTTTTTATTTAACCGGTTTTTACACAGAGCCGCATGAAAGATTAATGGGTTTATTTATTTTTCAAGAAGAGGAGCCTTTTTTTGTTTGCCCCGGAATGGAAGCAGGTCAGGCCCGCAACGCAGGCTGGAATCATGAAATTATTGGCTATGCGGATCATGAAAATCCGTGGGAGCTGATAGAGAAAGCCTTGAAAAAGCGAAACATCAGTATACATACACTTGCGGTAGAAAAGGATTCAATTTCACTATCGCGCGCAGAACAGCTGAAGCATTCAGCCGGCGGGGCTCAATTTGTATCAGCAGAAGAAACACTCAATCAATTTCGCTTGATTAAAGAAGACGATGAAATTCGTTTGCTGAAAGAGGCGGCAAAGCTTGCTGATTATGGTGTTGAAGTCGGCACAGCCGCTTTGCGTGAAGGCATCAGTGAAGTGGAAGTGCTCGCTCAAATCGAGTATGAGCTGAAGAAAAAAGGAATTCAGGGCATGTCTTTCTCCACAATGGTTCTATTTGGGGAAAAATCAGGCCAGCCTCACGGAAATCCAGGTACAGCCACACTGAAGAAAGGTGATTTTGTTTTATTTGATCTCGGTGTTATTCTTGACGGGTACTGCTCTGATATTACAAGAACGTTTGCATACAAGAGCATCAATCCGAAGCAAGAGGACATTTACGAGACTGTGCTTCAAGCGGAAAAAGCCGCGATTGAGGCAAGCGAACCCGGTGTCAGAATCGGAGATCTGGATTTGACAGCCCGCGGAATCATTGAAAAGGCGGGATACGGTGATTATTTTCCTCACCGGCTGGGACACGGGCTCGGAATTTCTGTCCATGAGTACCCATCAATGAGCCAAGCTAACGATACGCTTTTGCAGGAAGGTATGGTCTACACGATCGAACCGGGGATTTATGTGCCTGAGATCGGCGGCGTGCGCATTGAGGATGACGTTCATGTAACAAAGGACGGTGCGGTTGCTCTGACCCAATATCCGAAGGAATTAATCATACTGCCGTAA